In Kineococcus rhizosphaerae, the following proteins share a genomic window:
- a CDS encoding ABC transporter substrate-binding protein, translated as MDRLRTALALGAAALLLAGCGGSDDGAGGGSTPTGSRGSAVSAQRCEDNEGAGKITYVTGFQYQASASILDPIAAKALGYFDDVCLDVAIQPGTGETAQNAQLVAAGTAQISSIAGNGDVLVNVANGVDVQAVAMFGHVPVATLMTKPDITDLKQLEGTTLGQKGALPVTIEAMLRANGVDLSKVKQVVVGYDPTVLVRGQVQSLTGYKSNEPLTLAAKGEKITEWNPEDYGVPGSMATTIVNPAFLAAHRSAVEDFLRAQLKAYAYCEDHAAECVADAAKLSQAGYDSEHNVQVWQTETKLVDGSLPSGQVLGQIDDASVRTEGDFLVQQRQIDAVPDLSKVVVPDLVPSLYADGQLVWPVP; from the coding sequence GTGGACCGCCTGCGTACCGCCCTCGCCCTCGGGGCCGCCGCCCTGCTGCTCGCCGGCTGCGGCGGGTCCGACGACGGCGCGGGCGGGGGTTCCACCCCGACCGGCAGCCGCGGCTCGGCCGTCAGCGCTCAACGCTGCGAGGACAACGAGGGCGCCGGGAAGATCACCTACGTCACCGGGTTCCAGTACCAGGCCTCGGCCAGCATCCTGGACCCGATCGCGGCGAAGGCGCTCGGCTACTTCGACGACGTGTGCCTCGACGTCGCGATCCAGCCCGGCACGGGGGAGACGGCGCAGAACGCCCAGCTCGTCGCGGCGGGCACCGCGCAGATCTCCTCCATCGCCGGCAACGGCGACGTGCTCGTCAACGTCGCCAACGGCGTCGACGTGCAGGCCGTGGCGATGTTCGGGCACGTGCCCGTGGCGACCCTCATGACGAAGCCCGACATCACGGACCTCAAGCAGCTCGAGGGGACGACGCTGGGGCAGAAGGGCGCGCTGCCGGTGACCATCGAGGCCATGCTGCGCGCGAACGGCGTCGACCTGTCGAAGGTCAAGCAGGTCGTCGTCGGCTACGACCCCACGGTCCTGGTCCGCGGGCAGGTCCAGTCGCTGACCGGGTACAAGTCCAACGAACCGCTGACCCTGGCCGCCAAGGGGGAGAAGATCACCGAGTGGAACCCCGAGGACTACGGCGTCCCGGGGTCGATGGCGACCACGATCGTGAACCCGGCGTTCCTGGCCGCGCACCGCAGCGCCGTGGAGGACTTCCTGCGCGCCCAGCTCAAGGCGTACGCGTACTGCGAGGACCACGCCGCCGAGTGCGTCGCCGACGCCGCGAAGCTCTCCCAGGCCGGGTACGACAGCGAGCACAACGTCCAGGTCTGGCAGACCGAGACGAAGCTCGTCGACGGCTCGCTGCCGTCGGGGCAGGTCCTCGGCCAGATCGACGACGCCTCCGTGCGGACCGAGGGGGACTTCCTCGTGCAGCAGCGGCAGATCGACGCCGTGCCGGACCTGTCGAAGGTCGTCGTGCCCGACCTCGTCCCCTCGCTGTACGCCGACGGGCAGCTCGTCTGGCCGGTCCCGTGA
- a CDS encoding LLM class flavin-dependent oxidoreductase: MNAGASAKEYGIFLPVGNGGWIMSETAPHPRATYADNREITLVAERLGLDFVMSMAKWRGYGGRTDHWGQTLESLTTTSALAEATERIALWTTVHTNLFHPALVAKMLATLDQVSDGRCGVNLVVGAYEHEFSQMGQWRADFSHDDRYRYTEEWLEVLERLWTQDSVTHHGEFFTLDDCQSRPHPARRPRVISAGRSPAGLRFQAAHCDGSFLTAADLPGLRVANDEVKAHAAEHGRTIRTYAMLTVVLGASDAAARETFLEYGRGYDAEAVTNMKLSWGLPLERAMSMTAGDEAHEAFQTAVVVGGAESVTEQVLAHVEDTGLDGVMLIFPDYLRDLPVFGERVLPALRAASGTTP, encoded by the coding sequence GTGAACGCCGGGGCGAGCGCCAAGGAGTACGGGATCTTCCTGCCCGTCGGCAACGGCGGCTGGATCATGTCCGAGACGGCCCCGCACCCGCGGGCCACGTACGCCGACAACCGCGAGATCACCCTCGTCGCCGAACGGCTCGGTCTGGACTTCGTCATGTCCATGGCCAAGTGGCGCGGGTACGGCGGCCGGACCGACCACTGGGGTCAGACCCTGGAGTCGCTGACGACGACGTCGGCGCTGGCCGAGGCCACCGAACGCATCGCCCTGTGGACCACCGTGCACACCAACCTCTTCCACCCGGCGCTGGTGGCCAAGATGCTCGCCACGCTCGACCAGGTCTCGGACGGGCGGTGCGGGGTGAACCTGGTCGTGGGGGCCTACGAGCACGAGTTCTCCCAGATGGGGCAGTGGCGCGCCGACTTCAGCCACGACGACCGCTACCGCTACACCGAGGAGTGGCTGGAGGTCCTCGAGCGGCTCTGGACGCAGGACTCCGTCACCCACCACGGCGAGTTCTTCACCCTCGACGACTGCCAGTCGCGCCCGCACCCGGCGCGCCGCCCACGGGTCATCTCCGCGGGCCGCTCACCGGCGGGGCTGCGGTTCCAGGCCGCGCACTGCGACGGCTCGTTCCTCACCGCCGCCGACCTGCCCGGGCTGCGGGTGGCCAACGACGAGGTGAAGGCCCACGCGGCCGAGCACGGCCGCACGATCCGCACCTACGCGATGCTGACCGTCGTGCTCGGCGCGTCCGACGCGGCGGCGCGCGAGACGTTCCTGGAGTACGGCCGCGGCTACGACGCCGAGGCCGTCACGAACATGAAGCTGTCCTGGGGCCTGCCCCTGGAACGGGCGATGTCGATGACCGCCGGTGACGAGGCCCACGAGGCCTTCCAGACCGCCGTCGTCGTCGGCGGGGCGGAGTCGGTGACCGAGCAGGTCCTGGCGCACGTCGAGGACACCGGCCTGGACGGGGTCATGCTGATCTTCCCCGACTACCTGCGGGACCTGCCCGTCTTCGGCGAACGGGTCCTGCCGGCGCTGCGCGCGGCCTCCGGGACGACCCCGTGA
- a CDS encoding cysteine hydrolase family protein, producing the protein MNDPVPDPRLDALAGTPGALLVVDVQRSFADPRFLTHVDPAGRQAVAAAVRRVGQAVEAARSGGFGVVWCRLRVRADDPWPASNWLRGLGPDDPWPNAWEPCVEGTDGIEWYGVGPADGEVVVDKRTYDGFAGTTLARDLRGTSWVAVAGLTTDCCVLETAGSAFTHGLRVVVLADACAAEDPANHDAALRVLGTHSAVVSDVAWFAGAVRAAGAGQR; encoded by the coding sequence GTGAACGACCCCGTGCCCGACCCGCGGCTCGACGCCCTGGCCGGGACCCCCGGGGCGCTGCTCGTGGTCGACGTGCAGCGCTCCTTCGCCGACCCGCGGTTCCTCACCCACGTGGACCCCGCCGGCCGGCAGGCCGTCGCGGCCGCGGTGCGGCGGGTCGGGCAGGCGGTCGAGGCCGCCCGCTCCGGCGGGTTCGGCGTCGTCTGGTGCCGGTTGCGGGTCCGGGCGGACGACCCGTGGCCGGCCTCGAACTGGCTGCGGGGCCTGGGGCCGGACGACCCGTGGCCCAACGCGTGGGAACCGTGCGTCGAGGGCACCGACGGCATCGAGTGGTACGGGGTGGGACCGGCGGACGGTGAGGTCGTCGTCGACAAGCGCACCTACGACGGTTTCGCCGGGACGACCCTGGCCCGGGACCTGCGGGGCACCTCGTGGGTCGCGGTGGCCGGGCTGACCACCGACTGCTGCGTCCTGGAGACCGCGGGCAGCGCCTTCACGCACGGTCTGCGCGTCGTCGTCCTGGCCGACGCCTGCGCCGCCGAGGACCCCGCGAACCACGACGCGGCGCTGCGGGTGCTGGGTACGCACAGCGCCGTCGTCAGCGACGTCGCGTGGTTCGCCGGGGCCGTGCGGGCCGCGGGGGCCGGGCAGCGCTGA
- the hrpA gene encoding ATP-dependent RNA helicase HrpA: protein MSGPTSRRQRPASRHRPSRDGSPRRPGPGARALPDDPRAHALAQRLAGVSLRDEDRVRRRLAGLARRPAEAFESELPALEELTATAEARTARRAASVPAVHYPEQLPVSQEKDRIADALREHQVIVVAGETGSGKTTQLPKVCLEIGRGVRGRIGHTQPRRIAARAVAERVAEELGTELGGTVGYAVRFTDTVGEDSLVKVMTDGILLAEIQRDPELLQYDTLIVDEAHERSLTIDFLLGYLAQLLPRRPELKLVITSATIDPERFSRHFGGAPILEVSGRTYPVEVRYRPLLAAELAEELLGEDLEEGETLDAGDDALEQLVGDDRDQTEAILDAVRELGAEGPGDVLVFLPGEREIRDTAEALGDLVKERDFRGTEILPLFARLSAEEQHRVFRPHGNRRIVLATNVAETSLTVPGIRYVVDAGTARISRYSHRTKVQRLPVERISQASANQRAGRCGRVADGICIRLYSQADYESRPEFTDPEILRTNLAAVILQMASLGLGDIAAFPFVEPPERRAITDGLDLLAELGALEQARPTDRGVPRLTRTGRDLAKLPIDPRLGRMVLEAQRNGCLRDVLVVVAALSVQDPRERPLEQRERAAQLHARFRHENSDFLTYLNLWSYLQHLQADLSSSAFRRRVKAEMLHFLRIREWQDTYSQLRRVVRDLGFGVERPESAEPGEGELFPDPGYDADAVHRSLLSGLLGNIGLKDVREEAGGSRREPRREPRRESRRQQVEYTGARGAKFAVSPGSALGRKNPDWVVAAELVETSRLWARVVAGIDPRWIEPLAEHVVKRTHSEPRWSRKRAAVVANERVTLYGVPVVASRTVPYGGIDPELSRDLFLRNALVEGDFETRHAFFHRNRELLAEAEELENRARRRDIVVDDEVLFAFYDARVPADVVSGRHFDAWWKDARRTDPDLLTFDPAMLVTEEDVVSEEQFPLTWRQGDLDLALEYVFDPGSAADGVSVDVPVEVVNRFDDRDLLWQVPGFRLDLVTAMIRALPKELRKNLAPAPDKAARFLERVQPHHEQFWPAWERELPRLGDGTEIYEQDVDWSKVPGHLRPTFRVRGADGSVIAAGKDFPRLRAQLESTVEETLTAAADEVQRTGETSWANLPARIETTHTSVVRGSDVTSFPALVDEGTSVGLRTFPSVGQARTAHREGVLRLLLLALPSPAKAVLDGLANDAKLLLARAPHGNAAAVVADAAHAAAAQLLDAAHGADVRSAEEFERLVQTVRPRFADLTATAVDRTLRVLRTAAAVEKNISRTSSLVLVPSLADVREQFTGLVHAGFVAETGVDRLPDLLRYLQGIDRRLATMPDNPQRDRVRMAEFARVRDEWAARVRRAGEPVPPDLARIRWTLEELRLQKFAPGVPTAHPVSDERVLKALADL, encoded by the coding sequence ATGTCCGGTCCCACGTCGCGACGCCAGCGTCCCGCCTCCCGCCACCGCCCCTCCCGCGACGGCTCGCCGCGACGTCCCGGACCCGGCGCCCGCGCCCTGCCGGACGACCCGCGCGCGCACGCCCTCGCCCAGCGCCTGGCCGGGGTCTCGCTGCGTGACGAGGACCGGGTCCGCCGCCGGCTCGCCGGCCTCGCCCGGCGCCCCGCCGAGGCCTTCGAGTCCGAGCTGCCCGCCCTGGAGGAGCTCACCGCCACCGCCGAGGCCCGCACCGCGCGCCGGGCGGCGAGCGTGCCCGCGGTGCACTACCCCGAGCAGCTGCCGGTCAGCCAGGAGAAGGACCGCATCGCCGACGCCCTGCGCGAGCACCAGGTGATCGTCGTGGCCGGTGAGACGGGGTCCGGCAAGACCACCCAGCTGCCCAAGGTCTGCCTCGAGATCGGCCGCGGGGTGCGCGGCCGGATCGGGCACACCCAGCCCCGGCGCATCGCCGCCCGCGCCGTCGCCGAACGCGTCGCCGAGGAACTGGGGACCGAGCTCGGCGGGACCGTCGGCTACGCCGTGCGGTTCACCGACACCGTCGGGGAGGACTCCCTCGTCAAGGTCATGACCGACGGGATCCTGCTGGCCGAGATCCAGCGCGACCCCGAGCTGCTGCAGTACGACACCCTCATCGTCGACGAGGCGCACGAACGCAGCCTCACGATCGACTTCCTCCTCGGCTACCTCGCCCAGCTCCTGCCGCGCCGGCCCGAGCTGAAGCTCGTCATCACCTCGGCGACCATCGACCCCGAACGGTTCTCCCGGCACTTCGGCGGGGCGCCGATCCTGGAGGTCTCCGGCCGCACCTACCCCGTCGAGGTCCGCTACCGGCCCCTGCTGGCCGCCGAGCTCGCCGAGGAACTGCTCGGCGAGGACCTGGAGGAGGGCGAGACCCTCGACGCCGGTGACGACGCGCTCGAGCAGCTCGTGGGCGACGACCGCGACCAGACCGAGGCGATCCTCGACGCCGTGCGCGAACTCGGTGCCGAGGGGCCGGGGGACGTCCTCGTGTTCCTGCCCGGGGAACGGGAGATCCGCGACACCGCCGAGGCCCTCGGGGACCTCGTGAAGGAGCGGGACTTCCGCGGCACCGAGATCCTGCCGCTGTTCGCGCGGTTGTCCGCCGAGGAGCAGCACCGCGTGTTCCGCCCGCACGGCAACCGGCGGATCGTGCTGGCCACCAACGTCGCCGAGACGTCGCTGACGGTCCCCGGGATCCGGTACGTCGTCGACGCCGGGACCGCGCGCATCTCCCGGTACTCGCACCGCACGAAGGTGCAGCGCCTCCCCGTGGAACGGATCTCGCAGGCCTCGGCGAACCAGCGCGCCGGGCGCTGCGGCCGTGTCGCCGACGGGATCTGCATCCGCCTGTACTCGCAGGCCGACTACGAGTCCCGCCCGGAGTTCACCGACCCCGAGATCCTGCGGACCAACCTGGCCGCCGTCATCCTGCAGATGGCCTCCCTCGGGCTGGGCGACATCGCGGCGTTCCCCTTCGTCGAACCGCCCGAGCGGCGGGCGATCACCGACGGTCTGGACCTGCTGGCCGAACTGGGCGCGCTCGAGCAGGCCCGGCCCACCGACCGCGGGGTCCCGCGCCTGACGCGCACCGGGCGCGACCTGGCGAAGCTGCCGATCGACCCGCGGCTGGGGCGGATGGTGCTGGAGGCCCAGCGCAACGGCTGCCTGCGCGACGTCCTCGTCGTCGTCGCGGCCCTGTCGGTGCAGGACCCGCGCGAGCGGCCGCTGGAGCAGCGCGAACGGGCCGCCCAGCTGCACGCCAGGTTCCGCCACGAGAACTCCGACTTCCTGACGTACCTGAACCTGTGGTCGTACCTGCAGCACCTGCAGGCCGACCTGTCCAGCTCGGCGTTCCGGCGGCGGGTCAAGGCCGAGATGCTGCACTTCCTGCGCATCCGGGAGTGGCAGGACACCTACTCCCAGCTGCGTCGCGTCGTGCGGGACCTGGGGTTCGGCGTCGAGCGGCCCGAGTCCGCAGAACCCGGCGAGGGGGAGCTGTTCCCCGACCCCGGTTACGACGCCGACGCCGTGCACCGCTCCCTGCTCTCGGGGCTGCTGGGCAACATCGGGCTCAAGGACGTCCGCGAGGAGGCCGGGGGTTCGCGCCGCGAACCCCGCCGTGAACCCCGCCGCGAGTCCCGGCGCCAGCAGGTGGAGTACACCGGCGCCCGCGGGGCGAAGTTCGCGGTCTCGCCCGGGTCGGCGCTGGGCCGCAAGAACCCCGACTGGGTCGTGGCCGCCGAACTGGTCGAGACGTCGCGGTTGTGGGCGCGCGTCGTCGCCGGCATCGACCCGCGCTGGATCGAGCCGCTGGCCGAGCACGTCGTCAAGCGCACACACTCCGAACCCCGCTGGTCGCGCAAGCGGGCCGCCGTCGTCGCCAACGAGCGCGTCACCCTCTACGGGGTCCCCGTCGTCGCCTCCCGGACCGTGCCCTACGGCGGCATCGACCCCGAACTGTCGCGGGACCTGTTCCTGCGCAACGCCCTCGTGGAGGGCGACTTCGAGACCCGGCACGCGTTCTTCCACCGCAACCGCGAACTGCTCGCCGAGGCCGAGGAGCTGGAGAACCGCGCCCGCCGCCGCGACATCGTCGTCGACGACGAGGTGCTCTTCGCGTTCTACGACGCGCGGGTGCCCGCCGACGTCGTCTCCGGCCGGCACTTCGACGCCTGGTGGAAGGACGCCCGGCGCACCGACCCCGACCTGCTCACGTTCGACCCGGCCATGCTGGTCACCGAGGAGGACGTGGTCAGCGAGGAGCAGTTCCCCCTGACCTGGCGCCAGGGGGACCTCGACCTCGCGCTGGAGTACGTCTTCGACCCCGGTTCGGCCGCGGACGGGGTGAGCGTCGACGTGCCCGTCGAGGTCGTCAACCGCTTCGACGACCGCGACCTGCTGTGGCAGGTCCCCGGTTTCCGGCTCGACCTCGTGACGGCCATGATCCGCGCGCTGCCCAAGGAACTGCGCAAGAACCTCGCCCCCGCACCGGACAAGGCCGCCCGCTTCCTCGAGCGGGTCCAGCCGCACCACGAGCAGTTCTGGCCCGCGTGGGAGCGCGAGCTGCCGCGGCTGGGGGACGGCACCGAGATCTACGAGCAGGACGTCGACTGGTCCAAGGTCCCCGGCCACCTGCGCCCGACGTTCCGCGTCCGCGGCGCCGACGGGTCGGTCATCGCCGCGGGCAAGGACTTCCCGCGGCTGCGCGCGCAGCTGGAGTCGACCGTCGAGGAGACCCTGACGGCGGCCGCCGACGAGGTGCAGCGCACGGGGGAGACGTCGTGGGCGAACCTGCCCGCGCGCATCGAGACCACCCACACCAGCGTGGTGCGCGGCAGCGACGTCACCTCGTTCCCGGCCCTGGTGGACGAGGGCACCAGCGTGGGGTTGCGCACGTTCCCGAGCGTCGGGCAGGCCCGGACCGCGCACCGCGAGGGCGTGCTGCGCCTGCTGCTGCTGGCGCTGCCCTCACCCGCGAAGGCCGTCCTGGACGGACTGGCGAACGACGCGAAGCTGCTGCTGGCCCGCGCCCCGCACGGGAACGCGGCCGCGGTCGTCGCCGACGCCGCGCACGCCGCGGCCGCGCAGCTGCTCGACGCGGCGCACGGGGCCGACGTCCGTTCCGCCGAGGAGTTCGAGCGTCTCGTGCAGACCGTGCGGCCGCGGTTCGCGGACCTCACCGCGACCGCCGTCGACCGGACGCTGCGGGTCCTGCGCACGGCCGCGGCGGTCGAGAAGAACATCTCCCGCACCTCCAGCCTGGTCCTCGTCCCCTCGCTGGCCGACGTCCGGGAGCAGTTCACCGGGCTCGTGCACGCGGGGTTCGTGGCCGAGACGGGGGTCGACCGGCTGCCGGACCTGCTGCGCTACCTGCAGGGGATCGACCGCCGGCTCGCGACGATGCCGGACAACCCGCAGCGCGACCGGGTGCGGATGGCCGAGTTCGCCCGCGTCCGGGACGAGTGGGCCGCCCGGGTGCGGCGCGCGGGGGAGCCGGTGCCGCCGGACCTGGCCCGGATCCGCTGGACCCTGGAGGAACTGCGCCTGCAGAAGTTCGCGCCGGGCGTCCCCACGGCCCACCCCGTGAGCGACGAGCGCGTCCTGAAGGCCCTCGCCGACCTCTGA
- a CDS encoding SDR family NAD(P)-dependent oxidoreductase codes for MATYDLADRSAIVTGGGSGIGRAVALELARGGAAVLVADLSGEAAERVAAEITAAGGTARAFAGNVAEYDTNVAMVAAAGELAPLKVAVNNAGIGGEAVPVAEYSLESWHKVIDVNLNAVFYGLKAQIPAMLAAGGGSIVNMASVLGSVGIQASSAYVTSKHAVVGLTKTAALEYSGRGVRVNAIGPGFISTPLLDANLTDDAKTALAAQHATGRLGTPEEVAALTAFLASDAASFVTGSYHLVDGGYAAH; via the coding sequence ATGGCCACCTACGACCTCGCCGACCGCTCGGCGATCGTCACCGGCGGCGGTTCCGGCATCGGCCGCGCCGTCGCCCTCGAACTGGCGCGCGGCGGCGCCGCCGTCCTCGTCGCCGACCTGTCCGGCGAGGCCGCCGAACGCGTCGCCGCCGAGATCACCGCTGCCGGCGGCACCGCACGGGCGTTCGCCGGGAACGTCGCCGAGTACGACACCAACGTCGCGATGGTCGCCGCCGCCGGTGAGCTGGCGCCGCTGAAGGTCGCCGTCAACAACGCCGGCATCGGCGGCGAGGCCGTGCCGGTCGCCGAGTACTCCCTGGAGTCCTGGCACAAGGTCATCGACGTCAACCTCAACGCGGTGTTCTACGGCCTCAAGGCGCAGATCCCCGCGATGCTCGCCGCGGGCGGCGGTTCCATCGTGAACATGGCCTCGGTGCTCGGCAGCGTCGGCATCCAGGCGTCCAGCGCCTACGTCACCTCCAAGCACGCCGTCGTCGGCCTGACGAAGACCGCCGCGCTGGAGTACTCGGGCCGGGGCGTGCGCGTCAACGCGATCGGCCCGGGGTTCATCAGCACCCCCCTGCTGGACGCGAACCTGACCGACGACGCCAAGACCGCCCTCGCCGCCCAGCACGCCACCGGCCGGCTCGGGACGCCCGAGGAGGTCGCGGCCCTGACCGCGTTCCTGGCCAGCGACGCCGCGAGCTTCGTGACGGGGTCCTACCACCTCGTCGACGGCGGGTACGCCGCCCACTGA
- a CDS encoding CDP-alcohol phosphatidyltransferase family protein: protein MRGGTTVVTAGEQVVSTRVLTVPNALSALRLLLVPVFAVLIVDGQDGWALAVLAVSGASDYLDGNLARRWNQVTRLGQVLDPFADRLYILTTLLGLAYRGLIPWWLVLVLVARDATMVCTLPVLARLGHSALPVHFLGKAGTFCLLYAFPLLLLGELSQTLALVAGALGWAFALWGTGLYWWAGILYVRQVAQLWRAEHRP from the coding sequence GTGAGGGGCGGGACCACGGTGGTGACGGCGGGCGAGCAGGTCGTCAGCACCCGGGTCCTGACGGTCCCCAACGCGCTGAGCGCCCTGCGGCTGCTGCTCGTCCCCGTCTTCGCCGTCCTCATCGTCGACGGGCAGGACGGCTGGGCGCTGGCCGTCCTCGCCGTCAGCGGGGCCAGCGACTACCTCGACGGCAACCTCGCCCGCCGCTGGAACCAGGTCACCCGGCTCGGGCAGGTGCTCGACCCCTTCGCCGACCGCCTCTACATCCTCACGACGCTGCTCGGCCTGGCCTACCGCGGGCTCATCCCCTGGTGGCTCGTCCTCGTCCTCGTCGCCCGCGACGCCACGATGGTCTGCACGCTGCCGGTGCTCGCCCGCCTCGGCCACAGCGCCCTGCCCGTGCACTTCCTCGGCAAGGCCGGCACGTTCTGCCTGCTCTACGCCTTCCCGCTGCTGCTGCTGGGCGAGCTCTCGCAGACCCTCGCCCTCGTCGCGGGGGCGCTCGGCTGGGCCTTCGCCCTGTGGGGCACCGGGTTGTACTGGTGGGCGGGCATCCTCTACGTCCGGCAGGTCGCCCAGCTGTGGCGGGCCGAGCACCGCCCGTGA
- a CDS encoding DUF881 domain-containing protein, whose translation MKPPLKLPVRLPRLPVHFDPDRDPAASTRLLTEVMTRPLDPGYAAAARRRAESGEPPARRHRVVTVAALCAIGALFAAAGIRAAAAEPAADRGRAQLAQRIEDGTARADALAAQAAELQAGNARLAAQLGGAPAASADARSAGLEVAAAATAVTGPGVQVVLDDAPTAAEAGGTSGRVVDRDVQLVVNGLWASGAEAVAINGQRLGALSSIRAAGQAVLVDYRPLTLPYTVSAVGDPAAVQTAFATSVAGRYLQVLRDNYGIRTRVSTADHLELPAARLEVRFAQPQGQ comes from the coding sequence GTGAAACCGCCCCTGAAGCTGCCGGTGAGGCTGCCCCGGCTCCCCGTCCACTTCGACCCCGACCGCGACCCCGCCGCGAGCACGCGGCTGCTCACCGAGGTCATGACCCGGCCCCTGGACCCCGGCTACGCCGCCGCGGCACGCCGCCGGGCCGAGTCCGGGGAGCCGCCCGCCCGCCGGCACCGCGTCGTGACGGTCGCGGCGCTGTGCGCCATCGGCGCGCTCTTCGCGGCCGCCGGGATCCGGGCCGCGGCCGCCGAACCGGCCGCCGACCGGGGCCGGGCCCAGCTCGCGCAGCGCATCGAGGACGGCACCGCCCGCGCCGACGCCCTCGCCGCGCAGGCCGCCGAGCTGCAGGCCGGCAACGCCCGGCTCGCCGCGCAGCTCGGCGGCGCGCCCGCCGCGTCGGCCGACGCGCGGTCCGCCGGGCTCGAGGTCGCCGCCGCCGCGACGGCCGTCACGGGACCGGGCGTGCAGGTCGTCCTCGACGACGCGCCCACGGCCGCCGAGGCGGGCGGCACCTCGGGCCGCGTCGTGGACCGCGACGTCCAGCTCGTCGTCAACGGCCTGTGGGCCTCGGGGGCCGAGGCCGTGGCGATCAACGGGCAGCGGCTCGGCGCCCTGTCCTCCATCCGGGCCGCCGGTCAGGCCGTCCTCGTCGACTACCGGCCCCTGACCCTGCCGTACACCGTCTCGGCCGTCGGGGACCCCGCCGCGGTGCAGACGGCGTTCGCGACGTCGGTGGCCGGGCGCTACCTGCAGGTCCTGCGCGACAACTACGGCATCCGCACCCGGGTCTCGACCGCCGACCACCTCGAGCTGCCCGCCGCGCGGCTCGAGGTCCGGTTCGCGCAGCCGCAGGGCCAGTAG
- a CDS encoding small basic family protein — MIAALGLVVGVVVGVLLHPEVPVALQPYLPIAVVAALDAVFGGLRAVLDGIFDDKVFVVSFASNAVVAALIVYLGDQLGVGSQLSTGVVVVLGVRIFSNVAAIRRHLFNA, encoded by the coding sequence GTGATCGCAGCCCTCGGGCTCGTCGTGGGCGTCGTCGTCGGGGTGCTCCTGCACCCCGAGGTGCCGGTGGCCCTGCAGCCCTACCTGCCGATCGCCGTCGTGGCGGCCCTCGACGCCGTCTTCGGCGGGTTGCGGGCCGTGCTCGACGGGATCTTCGACGACAAGGTCTTCGTCGTCTCCTTCGCCTCCAACGCGGTCGTGGCCGCCCTCATCGTCTACCTCGGCGACCAGCTCGGCGTCGGTTCGCAGCTGTCGACGGGCGTCGTGGTCGTCCTCGGCGTCCGCATCTTCTCCAACGTCGCAGCCATCCGGCGGCACCTGTTCAACGCATGA
- a CDS encoding DUF881 domain-containing protein: MSTPAPTPAPGTAPAPGPRANPWRRLWRAAGPRATRGQLLAGVLCAALGFGVVVQVRQTNVSGLADLRESDLVRILDDTTERGDRLAGEVQDLQATRQRLTQGSDQAQAAADAAAARAQEYGLLAGTLAAHGPGIVATITDPGAKLRSTNLIQLVQELRDSGAEAVQVGTARVVAQTAFTDGSGGVLVDGVLQRSPYVVTVVGDPSTLATAMDIPGGVRETLRSAGADLVVDQAPGPDGVRVTALHAVSAPQYARPASPAP; this comes from the coding sequence ATGAGCACGCCCGCACCGACCCCCGCACCCGGGACCGCACCGGCGCCCGGCCCCCGCGCGAACCCGTGGCGGCGGTTGTGGCGCGCCGCGGGCCCGCGCGCCACCCGGGGCCAGCTCCTGGCGGGGGTCCTGTGCGCCGCCCTCGGCTTCGGGGTCGTCGTGCAGGTGCGGCAGACGAACGTGTCGGGGCTGGCCGACCTGCGCGAGAGCGACCTCGTGCGGATCCTGGACGACACCACCGAACGCGGCGACCGGCTCGCGGGGGAGGTGCAGGACCTGCAGGCCACGCGGCAGCGGCTGACGCAGGGCTCGGACCAGGCCCAGGCCGCCGCGGACGCCGCCGCCGCGCGCGCCCAGGAGTACGGGCTGCTCGCCGGAACCCTGGCCGCGCACGGACCGGGCATCGTGGCGACGATCACCGATCCCGGCGCGAAGCTGCGCTCGACGAACCTCATCCAGCTCGTCCAAGAGCTGCGCGACTCCGGGGCCGAGGCCGTCCAGGTCGGGACCGCGCGGGTCGTGGCCCAGACGGCGTTCACGGACGGCAGCGGCGGGGTGCTCGTCGACGGCGTGCTGCAACGGTCCCCGTACGTCGTGACGGTCGTCGGCGACCCCTCGACCCTGGCCACGGCCATGGACATCCCCGGCGGGGTCCGCGAGACGCTGCGCTCGGCCGGAGCCGACCTCGTCGTGGACCAGGCCCCCGGCCCCGACGGTGTGCGGGTGACCGCCTTGCACGCCGTCTCGGCGCCTCAGTACGCTCGCCCGGCGTCACCGGCGCCGTGA
- the gcvH gene encoding glycine cleavage system protein GcvH gives MSNVPADLRYTSEHEWVRVEADGTVRVGITDHAQDQLGDVVYVSLPAEGETVSAGGSCGEVESTKSVSDITAPVSGTVTAHNPGLETRPDLVNTDPYGDGWMFTLTPDDAAQVEGLLDAAAYAAHVG, from the coding sequence ATGTCGAACGTCCCCGCCGACCTGCGGTACACCAGCGAGCACGAGTGGGTGCGCGTCGAGGCCGACGGCACCGTGCGCGTCGGCATCACCGACCACGCCCAGGACCAGCTCGGTGACGTCGTCTACGTCTCGCTGCCGGCCGAGGGGGAGACGGTCAGCGCGGGCGGTTCCTGCGGCGAGGTCGAGTCGACCAAGAGCGTCAGCGACATCACCGCACCCGTCTCGGGCACGGTCACGGCGCACAACCCCGGGCTGGAGACCCGCCCGGACCTCGTCAACACCGACCCCTACGGCGACGGCTGGATGTTCACCCTCACCCCGGACGACGCCGCGCAGGTCGAGGGGCTGCTCGACGCGGCGGCCTACGCCGCGCACGTCGGCTGA